The following proteins come from a genomic window of Amaranthus tricolor cultivar Red isolate AtriRed21 chromosome 14, ASM2621246v1, whole genome shotgun sequence:
- the LOC130799135 gene encoding uncharacterized protein LOC130799135 isoform X1, with translation MASFRVTVVCFWNGSIRSTSNNVKYVGGKRKLFACNSYMDLNEFKHFICSRIGIDTTRSTVNLSFKYNLSGDLLAFPVEDEEAIDAMWEYSRSTPSPSLELYLEEVPLGNEDVNVVETNAFMNITSSAPSHTPFPTQETENLFIPSSSYPCNEPNQVQFQVSNDVTFNLQDTNEPWDDVNSESNEFLEAPSEDDVGVDEEALANDMTLGNIPTIVAPTPYALVPPLDEHFEDNSWRSWDCDTTYTDEGEFQKGMMFDNKDVLLDAVRLYHIRRNVEYRTETSNQTVLTLKCKRGCGWRLRARKTSYSPSWEIITYKGKHGGCILSTENVSAGHIHLTSSVINNRIRNCVAQDPSIKVSVVRQMVKDQFGVEVTYKRAWCAKQQALLSIYGTWENSYPLLPRFLKALQISNPGTVVEWFFKEDNDVGVYVRPSIRTFQRVFWAFQPSIEGFKYCKPVIAIDGTHLYGKYRHTLLTAIAQDGNKGIFPLAFALVEKECIAAWSWFMGCVRKHVMHSPGLCVISDRHAGILATMEEPEWQPPNAHHRFCLRHLLSNFNRQMGNVKLKKMFGRTAEQRQPNKVVEGLKAIGVVNREALFWIDEVGDMSKWSICHDGGYRYGVTNTNLAEVFNNVMKGVRFLPITTLVEFTFYRVNDYFVKRCENANAWLIGGNKYTSHATRIITRNTEKANYHEIIAFDYRRGIFQVKTGRGNRGSAKGGKIQSVDMSDMKCTCNKPSIFHLPCSHVLAVCIKRHLSYERFVDSCYKTQSYVNTYECIFLPLIDKRAWPQYTGVEVLHDPDHIRGLGRPKSRRIANEMDEGLRRRNACRRCGIDGHNTRTCTSRRDGSSSSRPSGP, from the exons atggcttcatttcgtgtcaccgttgtatgcttttggaatggttcaattcgatcaactagtaataatgttaagtatgttgggggaaaacgtaaactgtttgcatgcaactcatacatggatttgaatgaatttaaacattttatatgctctaggattggcattgacactacaagaagtactgttaatttaagttttaaatacaatctgagtggagatttgttagcttttccggttgaggatgaggaggctatagatgcaatgtgggagtattcaaggtctacccctagtccttctttagagttatatctagaagaggtacccctagggaacgaAGATGTGAACGTagtggaaacaaatgcatttatgaatataacttcttctgccccttctcatacgcccttccccaCCCAAGAAACCGAAAATCTATTTAttccatcttcctcttatccttgtaatgaacccaatcaagttcaatttcaagtctcaaatgatgTTACTTTTAACTtacaagatacaaatgagccttgggatgatgttaatagtgagagtaatgaattccttgaggctccttctgaggacgatgtgggtgttgacgaggaggctctagctaatgacatgaccttaggaAACATTCCCACAATCGTCGCTCCTACACCCTATGCactggttccccctctagatgaacactttgaggacaactcttggaggtcttgggattgtgatacaacctacaccgacgaaggagagtttcaaaagggtatgatgtttgacaaCAAGGATGTCTTGTTagacgctgttagattgtatcatattcgtaggaacgttgagtacagaactgagacttcaaatcaaaccgtgctcacgTTGAAGTGTAAAAGAGGGTgtggttggaggcttagggctaggaagacCTCCTATTCACCGTCATGGGAGATAATTACTTATAAAGGGAAGCACGGGGGTTGTATTTTAAGTACTGAAAACGTGTCAGCTgggcacattcatttgacatcttccgtgattaacaatcgtattagaaattgtgttgctcaagacccatcaattaaggtttcTGTTGTCCGGCAAATGGTCAAAGACCAATTCGGTGtggaagtgacctataagcgcgcttggtgtgctaaacagcaagcccttctctctATCTATGGTACGTGGgaaaattcttatcctcttcttccacgcttccTGAAGGCACTGCAAATTTCAAACCCCGGTactgtagttgagtggttctttaaggaagataatgatgtcggtgtgtatgtccgtcctagtattagaactttccaacgcgtgttttgggctttccaacctagtattgagggatttaagtattgcaaacccgttattgccattgacggaacacatttgtatggtaagtatcgccatacgttgttgactgcgattgcccaagatgggaacaagggaatattcccgcttgcctttgctttggtcgaaaaagaatgcatagccgcgtggtcttggtttatgggctgtgttcgtaagcatgtgatgcatagtccagggttatgcgttatttccgataggcatgcgggcattctagcaactatggaggagccggaatggcaacctccaaacgcccatcataggttttgcttgcggcatttgttaagcaacttcaatcgtcaaatgggtaatgtgaagttgaagaaaatgtttggtaggactgcagagcaaagacaacccAATAAAGTCGtcgagggattgaaggccaTTGGTGTTGTTAATCGTGAAGCACTATTTTGGATTGATGAAGTTGGTGATATGTctaaatggtcaatatgtcacGATGGAGGGTATAGGTACGGTGTTACTAATACGAACTTGGCCGAAGtattcaataacgtgatgaagggtgtgCGTTTCTTGCCTATAACCACTCTTGTGGAGTTTACCTTCTAtcgtgttaatgattattttgtaaaaagatGCGAGAATGCAAACGCGTGGTTAATTGGGGGAAACaagtacacttcacacgccactagaattatcacccgtaacaccgagaaggcaaactaccatgagatcatcgcatttgactacagacgAGGCATTTTCCAAGTTAAGACTGGGCGTGGTAATAGAGGATCggccaagggtggtaaaatacaaagtgtggatATGAGCGAtatgaaatgcacttgtaacaaaccgTCCATATTTCAtttaccttgttctcatgttcttgccgtATGCATTAAACGACACTTATCCTATGAGCGATTTGTGGACTCCTGCTACAAGACCCAGAGCTATGTTAACACGTATGAATGCATATTCTTGCCGTTAATTGATAAGAGGgcatggcctcaatacaccggtgttgaggtgttacacgatccagatcacattcgTGGATTAGGAAGACCTAAGTCCAGGAGGATCGCGAACGAGATGGACGAAGGATTGCGGAGACGCAACGCTTGTCGACGGTGTGGTATTGACGGTCATAATactagaacttgcacgtcaag gagagatggatccagcagctccaggccctctGGACCCTAG
- the LOC130799135 gene encoding serine/threonine-protein phosphatase 7 long form homolog isoform X2 codes for MDPAAPGPLDPSVLMMQASHRSSVLWDVQVSDTETIYTRHPDSAPWAIDARIVPYLQLARFHDFHLIAYGRVDRALLTALVERWRQETHTFHLPISEATVTLLDVAVLTRLPIEGHAVCIDARQFESWQDKVHRVLGVRPPAEVTKGSSLRVTWLAQNFSQLPEGADDATVERYARAYLLYLIGVVLFSDKTGNRVQLLYLTLLDAPWEVISGYSWGSAALAYLYRRLCEASQKNVKEIAGPLIILQLWAWEYVLIGQPIRSVGRGAFAPPLLPPPHVPYGSRWSFERRTRTHTGSGVGFYRDQLDLLRADQFLWDPYPAEAYAALPQHSGILSGAWRASVPLICFDMVEVHLPERVLRQFGMVQGVPPPCDTEAELHHSRKGQDPKNWLEVNWRHVARWEHRLDLLAQGAPIEAAGAPTTADYMP; via the exons atggatccagcagctccaggccctctGGACCCTAGTGTCCTTATGATGCAGGCGAGTCACAGGAGCAGTGTGCTATGGGATGTACAG GTGTCCGATACGGAAaccatatacaccaggcatcccgaTTCAGCTCCATGGGCGATTGACGCACGGATCGTCCCGTACCTTCAGCTTGCGAGATTTCATGACTTCCACCTGATCGCGTACGGGAGAGTCGATCGGGCGCTACtcacggctttagtcgagcggtggcgccaggagactcataccttccacctacctaTAAGTGAGGCTACCGTCACGTTACTTGACGTAGCTGTTcttacacggcttcccatcgagggacatgccgtGTGCATCGATGCACGCCAGTTCGAAAGTTGGCAAGATAAAGTCCATAGAGTATTAGGAGTGCGACCTCCGGCTGAGGTAACCAAAGGGAGTAGCCTGCGTGTAACATGGCTTGCACAAAACTTCTCGCAActccctgaaggtgctgatgacGCCACCGTTGAGAGATACGCTAGGGCGTATCTCCTTTATCTGATTGGTGttgtcttgttctccgacaagactggcaaccgagtacaactattgtacttgacgttgcttgatgcgccatgggaggtcatctccgggtacagctggggttcggcagccctagcgtatctgtacaggagactttgtgaagcttcacagaagaacgtgaaggagatcgctggTCCCCTGATTATTCTACAG CTTTGGGCATGGGAGTAtgttctcattggtcaaccGATTAGGAGTGTGGGtcgtggtgcatttgcgccaccactGCTTCCACCCCCGCATGTGCCatatggatcgcggtggtcctttgaaagacgaacaaggacccacactggatcgggcgtggggttctaccgcgatcaactcgatctaTTACGTGCTGACCAG tttctatgggacccttaccccgctgaggcatacgctgcattgcctcagcactcgggcatattgtcaggggcgtggagagcatctgtacctctgatctgcttcgacatggtcgaagtgcatctccctgagcgcgtactgcgccaatttgggatggtacagggcgtCCCGCCTCCATGCGACACAGAAGCGGAGCTCCACCACTCTCGCAAGGGTCAGGATCCCAAGAACTGGCTAGAGGTCAACTGGCGGcatgtcgctcgttgggagcacaggctagaTCTGCttgcccaaggtgcgccgatcgaggctgcaggcgcacctactacggcggattacatgccgtga